A region of the Clostridium estertheticum subsp. estertheticum genome:
AAATATAATAAAGCAGAGGAAGCTAGGATAATATTTGAAATTGATTCAAGTTGTAAGTTAGATGAACTACCTCAGTATATGAGAGAAGACGAATTAGGATCTGTTATTGGAAATTTGATAGAAAATTCTCTTGACGCAGTAAGTACAAATGGAAATGGTTTTGTTCACTTTAAAATTTTCAAATTAAAAAACGAGTTGAAAATTCAAGTTAATGACAATGGACCAGGTATAGCTACTGAAATGAAAGATAAGATATACGAAATTGGAACTACTACTAAAACAGGTCAGCGTGGAGTAGGTATGTATATTGTTAAAAAAATCATTGATGAGGCTAGAGGCACAATTGAATTTAGCGTAAATAACGGAACATGGTGGGATATAAGTATTCCACTGGAAAGGAGCATAAGGCAATGATTAAAGTTATGATTATTGAAGATGACCCAATGGTACGAGATATTAATACTAAATTTTTAAACCGTGTCGAGGGCTTTCAATTAATTAAAGCCACTAGTAATCTTACGGATGCACAGGGTTTTATAAAAAAACATAAACTAGATTTAGTTTTACTTGATATTTATCTTCCTAATGAAAATGGAATAGATTTTCTAAAGTGGCTTCGAACTGAAGAAATTGAAGTTGAGGTTATTTTAATTACTGCTGATAAAACAACAGATCGAATTCAGGAATCTTTTCGATATGGAGCTCGAGATTATTTAATTAAACCCTTCACTTTAGAGAGATTTAAAGAATCACTCCTTAAATTTAAAGATAGATATTATCATCTTCAAAAGGAAAATATAATTGAGCAAAGTGAATTGGATAAATATATTATAAGCAATCGAGATTTAGCTGTTGCAGAAAATAATAATTCTGATTTAACTAAGGGGCTAAATAGATATACTTATGATACAATCTGGCAACAAGTGCAGCAAATAGGAGATAATTACACCTCGCCAGAAGAGCTAGGTGAAATACTCGGAATTGCAAGGGTCACATGCAGAAAGTATTTAGAATATATGAATAAAGAAGGAAAAATTGATATGTTAATTGAATATGGTAAAATTGGAAGGCCACAGCACAAATATAAGGTAAATCATAGTATTTAAAAAATAGTGACACTTCTTAAGATT
Encoded here:
- a CDS encoding response regulator — encoded protein: MIKVMIIEDDPMVRDINTKFLNRVEGFQLIKATSNLTDAQGFIKKHKLDLVLLDIYLPNENGIDFLKWLRTEEIEVEVILITADKTTDRIQESFRYGARDYLIKPFTLERFKESLLKFKDRYYHLQKENIIEQSELDKYIISNRDLAVAENNNSDLTKGLNRYTYDTIWQQVQQIGDNYTSPEELGEILGIARVTCRKYLEYMNKEGKIDMLIEYGKIGRPQHKYKVNHSI